The following nucleotide sequence is from Gemmatimonadaceae bacterium.
TTCACCTTCCCCTTCATTTCTGCCTCCTGCGCCCGGTGATCCCTCGCGTCAGCCGGCAGGGCAGCCGGCCCGCCCAATTGTCTTACGACTGCCGGTATCGGGTGTCAAGCAAGCTTTCTGTGTGGAATTGCTGGACTTTTTCACCACGGAGACACGGAGAAACGCTGAGGGCCACGGAGGAACTGCTACTTCTTGGGGGAACTGCGCGCGCCACGCAATGATCTGCGTGGCGCGATGTCGTTACCCCGAGTTGTAGTGGTCCTCCGTGGCCCTCGGCTTTTCCTCCGCGTATCCGTGGTGAAAGAGGCCAAGGCGCCACGCCGAGCTTATCGATTGACGCGGCGCTGCCAGAGGGTCTGGAACTCCATCTCGCTGGAGTTGGTCAGGCGCCAGCGATCAAAGCCGGTCTGATCGTAGAAGACCAACTGGACATTGAGCCGGCGGTATTCCCAGACTTGCGAGCGGCCGCGCGTTCCCATGCCGGCGAGTCCCTGGTCATAGATCTGGTCAGGCTCACCTAGCCCGAGGAAGACCTTGCCGCGGTCAGTCATCCAGCCCGGCGTGCCTTCTTCACGGTAGCGCGAGGCCACTTCCATCAGGCGCGTGAAATAATCGACCAGGTCCTCGTTGACCGGGGTCAGCGGACTCGAGTCGGTGGCCTTCACGAAATTGGTCCACGCCTCCGGACGCGCCTCCGGCTCCGCGTCGCGCAGCATCTTCACGCGGTATTGGGAGGTGAACCAGCGCAGGTAGACCAGCATGTCCTCGAACTTCGCGACCGGGAGACCTTCGCCAAACGTGACGAAGACGGGCGCGCGCGTCGTATCGGGCCGTCCGGTGGGCCAGATCGACACAACAGAGACCCCAATGCCGATCTTCGGCACAGGGATGTATGCCACGCCGCTGAAAATGTCTCCCCGGCGCGGCAGCGAGAGGGTGTCGCGCCAGATGAGCCGCCCGGCATCGTTGCGCGCCTCCACGGAGAGTGGCATGCGTGCGCCGTCGCCGTAACCTTCCACGTAGAGGCCGATCGTGGTGTCTCGCCCGAAAATCACCGTGGCCCGCGGATTCACCACCAGGTCCGCCACGGTCGCGCGTGACCGGCGTGGCACGACCTGCAGGTATGGCGCCGGAGTCGAGAGCGTTCCGTTCGACCCAAGACGCGGAACGACGATGAGCATCTCCTGCGAGGCCGCGCGTGCGGTCGCATCATCGCGCACCGATACCGCGAGCGCGTACTGGCCTGGGGCGAGGACAACCCCCTGCTGGAAGACGACGCTTTCGTCGAGTCGGGTGGTCTCCTTG
It contains:
- a CDS encoding GWxTD domain-containing protein, which produces MTRGALLGACLVLAACGGRSNPPGGAPAPRQPGLANRPTSAGPEFDASRLYTQMGFLAAGNPLPFVGAVSYLATTNSDSTDVTLGLSLSNASLAFARDADRFVAGYSVTITLRQGGTVVRDISAHEVVRVASYKETTRLDESVVFQQGVVLAPGQYALAVSVRDDATARAASQEMLIVVPRLGSNGTLSTPAPYLQVVPRRSRATVADLVVNPRATVIFGRDTTIGLYVEGYGDGARMPLSVEARNDAGRLIWRDTLSLPRRGDIFSGVAYIPVPKIGIGVSVVSIWPTGRPDTTRAPVFVTFGEGLPVAKFEDMLVYLRWFTSQYRVKMLRDAEPEARPEAWTNFVKATDSSPLTPVNEDLVDYFTRLMEVASRYREEGTPGWMTDRGKVFLGLGEPDQIYDQGLAGMGTRGRSQVWEYRRLNVQLVFYDQTGFDRWRLTNSSEMEFQTLWQRRVNR